A DNA window from Luteolibacter luteus contains the following coding sequences:
- a CDS encoding histidinol-phosphatase yields the protein MSSIPTTNAAPLLYESHSHTPLCKHAYGTPQEFAAVALERNLKGITFTCHCPLPDGNSSHVRMDPEQFPEYLDLITSAREAYAGKVDVRTGIESDYFPGVEPWLEALHARAPLSHVLGSVHYQLAPYRKHYFKGDVLAYQKLYYEHLAMSAETGLFDTLAHPDLIKNESPADWDFERLRDDISRSLDRIAATGVAMELNTSGLFKSLPEMNPSPSQLVLMRERGIPVVIGADAHRADRVGDGYMEALELLQDAGYAEVSFFIDRKRQDVPITAALASLPPLSVGAGLP from the coding sequence GTGAGCTCGATCCCCACCACCAACGCTGCTCCCCTGCTCTACGAATCCCATTCCCATACGCCGCTGTGCAAGCACGCCTATGGAACACCCCAGGAGTTCGCCGCGGTGGCGCTGGAGCGGAATCTGAAGGGGATCACTTTCACCTGTCACTGTCCGCTGCCGGACGGCAACTCGTCCCATGTGCGGATGGACCCGGAACAATTTCCGGAGTACCTCGATCTCATCACCAGCGCACGCGAAGCATATGCGGGAAAGGTGGACGTGCGCACCGGGATCGAGAGCGATTATTTCCCCGGCGTGGAACCATGGTTGGAAGCGCTGCACGCCCGAGCACCGCTGAGCCACGTCCTCGGCTCCGTGCACTATCAATTGGCGCCATACCGGAAGCACTACTTCAAAGGCGATGTGCTGGCTTACCAGAAGCTCTACTACGAGCACCTGGCGATGTCGGCGGAGACGGGACTTTTCGACACGCTGGCACACCCCGACTTGATCAAGAACGAGTCGCCTGCCGACTGGGATTTCGAGCGGCTGCGCGATGACATTTCCCGTTCGCTGGACCGCATCGCCGCGACCGGAGTGGCGATGGAGCTGAATACCAGCGGGCTATTCAAAAGCCTGCCGGAAATGAATCCCTCCCCTTCCCAACTCGTCCTGATGCGCGAACGAGGAATCCCGGTGGTGATCGGAGCGGATGCGCACCGGGCGGATCGCGTCGGTGACGGCTACATGGAGGCGCTCGAACTCCTTCAGGATGCGGGCTACGCCGAGGTGAGCTTCTTCATCGACCGGAAGCGTCAGGATGTGCCGATCACGGCCGCGCTGGCTTCGCTGCCCCCCCTTTCCGTTGGAGCCGGGCTTCCTTGA